In Mycolicibacterium alvei, a single window of DNA contains:
- a CDS encoding FAD-dependent oxidoreductase has translation MRPYHVAIVGSGPSGFFAAASLLKFADLPDSDRDVRVDMLEMLPTPWGLVRSGVAPDHPKIKSISAQFDKIAADPRFRFFGNIKVGEHVTPAELAQRYDSVVYAIGAQSDRALHIPGEELPGSVAAVDFVGWYNAHPHFTGMAPNLAGGRAVVVGNGNVALDVARILVSDPQALANTDIAEHALASLDTRGVEEVVVIGRRGPLQATFTTLELRELGDMEGLGDVDVILDPADFADITDDDLEAAGKTVKQNIKALRKYIDQPPQETKRRIVFRFCTSPIELRGEDRVESIVLGRNQLVRDEDGRMAAKDTGEREELPVQLVVRAVGYRGVPTPGLPFDERSGTIPHTDGRIDGSRNEYVVGWIKRGPSGVIGSNKKDSQDTVDTLLGDLRAGGIEERGPEYANELAEWLLEHQPALVTNAHWQLIDAHERAAGESVGRPRVKLASVAELLRVGHA, from the coding sequence ATGCGCCCATATCACGTAGCGATCGTCGGCTCCGGCCCTTCGGGGTTCTTTGCTGCCGCATCGTTGCTGAAGTTCGCCGATCTCCCCGACTCTGATCGCGACGTCCGCGTCGACATGCTCGAGATGCTGCCGACCCCGTGGGGGCTGGTGCGCTCGGGGGTGGCACCCGACCATCCGAAGATCAAGTCGATCAGCGCGCAGTTCGACAAGATCGCGGCCGATCCCCGGTTCCGGTTCTTCGGCAACATCAAGGTCGGCGAGCACGTCACGCCGGCCGAGTTGGCACAACGCTACGACTCGGTGGTCTATGCCATCGGTGCACAGTCCGACCGGGCCCTGCACATTCCCGGGGAGGAGTTGCCCGGCAGTGTGGCCGCGGTGGATTTCGTCGGCTGGTACAACGCCCATCCGCATTTCACCGGTATGGCACCCAATCTGGCGGGCGGGCGGGCGGTGGTGGTCGGTAACGGCAACGTCGCCCTCGATGTGGCTCGCATCCTGGTCAGCGACCCACAAGCCCTGGCCAACACCGACATCGCCGAACACGCGCTGGCCTCGCTGGACACCCGCGGGGTGGAAGAGGTGGTCGTGATCGGACGCCGCGGGCCGTTGCAGGCGACGTTCACGACACTGGAACTGCGCGAACTGGGCGACATGGAGGGGCTGGGAGACGTCGACGTCATCCTCGACCCGGCCGATTTCGCGGACATCACCGACGACGATCTCGAAGCCGCGGGTAAGACCGTCAAACAGAACATCAAGGCGCTGCGCAAGTACATCGACCAGCCGCCCCAAGAAACCAAGCGGCGCATCGTGTTCCGCTTCTGCACCTCCCCCATCGAATTGCGCGGTGAGGATCGGGTCGAGTCGATTGTGCTGGGCCGCAACCAGCTTGTCCGCGATGAGGACGGGCGCATGGCGGCCAAGGACACCGGGGAACGCGAGGAGCTGCCGGTCCAGCTGGTGGTGCGGGCGGTCGGCTACCGCGGCGTACCCACGCCGGGGCTTCCGTTCGACGAACGCTCCGGCACGATCCCGCACACCGACGGGCGCATCGACGGCAGCCGCAACGAATACGTGGTGGGTTGGATCAAGCGGGGACCCTCCGGCGTGATCGGCAGCAATAAGAAAGACTCGCAGGACACCGTCGATACCCTGCTCGGCGATCTTCGGGCCGGCGGAATTGAAGAGCGAGGCCCCGAATACGCCAACGAACTGGCCGAGTGGCTGCTGGAACACCAGCCCGCCCTCGTCACCAACGCACACTGGCAGCTGATCGATGCGCACGAGCGGGCCGCCGGCGAGTCGGTCGGGCGGCCTCGCGTCAAGCTGGCGAGTGTGGCCGAACTGCTGCGGGTCGGCCACGCCTGA
- the hisN gene encoding histidinol-phosphatase gives MGSTAEDMALALDLADQADALTMDRFGALDLHIETKPDLTPVTDADRGAEEALRAALAAARPDDTVFGEEFGGTTTLTGRQWVIDPIDGTKNFVRGVPVWCTLIALLEDGVPTVGVVSAPALARRWWAGLGQGAFGSFAGTTRKLSVSGVGDLASASLSYSDLTTGWDDRRDSFVALTDAVWRVRGYGDFWSYCMVAEGAVDIACEPEVKLWDIAPLDILIREAGGTFTSIDGAQGPHGRSALATNGLLHEAVLTRLSAG, from the coding sequence ATGGGTAGCACCGCAGAAGACATGGCATTGGCCCTCGACTTGGCCGATCAGGCCGATGCACTCACCATGGATCGCTTCGGCGCGCTCGATCTGCACATCGAGACCAAACCCGACCTGACCCCGGTCACCGACGCCGACCGCGGAGCCGAGGAAGCACTGCGTGCCGCACTGGCAGCAGCCCGGCCCGACGACACGGTGTTCGGCGAAGAGTTCGGTGGGACAACGACATTGACCGGACGTCAATGGGTGATCGATCCGATCGACGGAACCAAGAACTTCGTCCGTGGCGTTCCGGTGTGGTGCACCTTGATCGCGCTGCTCGAAGACGGTGTCCCGACCGTCGGCGTGGTGAGTGCACCGGCACTGGCCCGGAGATGGTGGGCGGGCCTGGGTCAGGGCGCGTTCGGTTCGTTCGCCGGGACGACCCGCAAACTGTCGGTGTCAGGCGTCGGCGACCTGGCATCGGCAAGCCTGTCCTACTCCGACCTGACCACCGGCTGGGACGACCGCCGGGACAGCTTCGTCGCGTTGACCGATGCGGTGTGGCGGGTGCGCGGCTACGGCGACTTCTGGTCGTACTGCATGGTCGCCGAGGGCGCGGTCGACATCGCCTGTGAGCCCGAGGTGAAGCTCTGGGACATCGCCCCGCTGGACATCCTCATCCGCGAGGCCGGCGGCACGTTCACCAGCATCGACGGGGCTCAGGGCCCGCACGGACGTAGCGCATTGGCCACCAATGGACTGCTGCACGAGGCGGTGCTGACCAGGCTGTCCGCCGGGTGA
- a CDS encoding acyl-CoA dehydrogenase family protein yields MTNTLPSKNGTPSRPSSSGRHSAVGLHKHKRTATDIGLALITPLVGQEFLDRYGLRDPLNRGLKYGVKQAFSTLGSATRQFQKVQGLGKAPTRLKASGADYFDLTPDEDQQMIVETVREFSAEILRPAAHDADEAAAYPADLIAKAAELGITAVNVPEDFDGIAEHRSTVTNALVAEALAYGDMGLALPILAPGGVASALTHWGSADQQATYLKDFAGDNVPQACVAIAEPHALFDPTALRTTAVRTPGGYRLSGVKSLVPAAADAELFIVAAQLNGKPAMFIVESSSPGLTVKADPSMGIRAAALGQIELDNVAVPLGNRLGEDGATDQDYSEAIALSRLGWAALAVGTSHAVLDYVIPYIKERTAFGEPIAHRQSVAFMTANIAIELDGLRLITWRGAARAEQGLPFAREAALARKLGTDKGMQIGLDGVQLLGGHGYTKEHPVERWYRDLRAIGVAEGVVVI; encoded by the coding sequence ATGACCAACACCCTGCCGTCCAAGAACGGCACCCCCTCCCGTCCCTCCAGCTCCGGCCGGCACAGTGCGGTTGGACTGCACAAGCACAAGCGCACAGCGACCGACATCGGGCTGGCGCTGATCACGCCCCTCGTCGGCCAGGAATTCCTGGACCGCTACGGCCTGCGCGATCCGCTCAACCGCGGTCTGAAATACGGTGTCAAACAAGCGTTTTCGACCCTCGGCTCGGCCACCCGGCAATTCCAGAAGGTCCAGGGCCTGGGCAAGGCGCCGACCCGACTGAAGGCCAGCGGGGCCGACTACTTCGACCTGACCCCCGACGAAGACCAGCAGATGATCGTCGAGACGGTCCGGGAGTTCTCCGCGGAGATCCTGCGACCGGCCGCGCATGACGCCGACGAGGCTGCGGCCTACCCGGCGGACCTGATCGCCAAGGCCGCCGAACTGGGTATCACCGCGGTCAACGTGCCCGAAGACTTCGACGGCATCGCCGAGCACCGCAGCACCGTCACCAATGCGCTCGTCGCGGAGGCGCTGGCCTACGGCGACATGGGTCTGGCCCTGCCGATCCTGGCCCCCGGCGGCGTCGCCTCGGCGCTGACCCACTGGGGCAGCGCCGACCAGCAGGCCACCTACCTCAAGGACTTCGCCGGCGACAACGTGCCACAGGCCTGCGTGGCGATCGCCGAACCGCATGCCTTGTTCGACCCCACCGCACTCAGGACCACCGCGGTCCGCACCCCGGGCGGCTACCGGTTGTCCGGCGTCAAGTCGCTGGTGCCGGCCGCCGCCGATGCCGAATTGTTCATCGTGGCAGCGCAATTGAACGGTAAGCCGGCGATGTTCATCGTCGAGTCCTCGTCACCGGGGCTCACCGTCAAGGCTGATCCGAGCATGGGCATCCGTGCGGCCGCCCTCGGTCAGATCGAGCTCGACAACGTGGCGGTGCCGCTGGGCAACCGTCTCGGCGAGGACGGCGCGACAGATCAGGACTACAGCGAGGCGATCGCCCTGTCCCGGCTGGGCTGGGCCGCGCTGGCCGTCGGCACCTCACATGCGGTGCTCGACTACGTCATCCCCTACATCAAGGAACGCACGGCCTTCGGCGAGCCGATCGCCCACCGCCAGTCGGTGGCGTTCATGACCGCCAACATCGCCATCGAACTCGACGGCCTGCGGCTCATCACCTGGCGCGGCGCCGCCCGCGCCGAGCAGGGGCTGCCGTTCGCCCGCGAGGCGGCACTGGCCCGCAAGCTCGGCACCGACAAGGGCATGCAGATCGGTCTGGACGGTGTGCAGCTGCTGGGCGGTCACGGTTACACCAAGGAACACCCGGTCGAGCGCTGGTACCGCGACCTGCGGGCCATCGGCGTCGCCGAGGGTGTCGTAGTCATCTGA
- a CDS encoding acyl-CoA dehydrogenase family protein, whose amino-acid sequence MAINLEMPRKLQAVIDKGHQGAAEMLRPISRKYDLAEHAYPVELDTLATLFEGMSAAKTISFAGADAFRDDANAKGDKTTVNGANMSALLNALEVSWGDVALLLSVPRQGLGNAAISSVATPEQLDRLGKDVWAAMAITEPSFGSDSAAVSTTAVLDGDEYVINGEKIFVTAGSRATHIVVWATLDKSLGRAAIKSFIVPREHPGVTVERLEHKLGIKASDTAVIRFENARIPKDNLLGDPEIHVDKGFAGVMETFDNTRPIVAAMAVGIARAALEDLRAILTDAGIEISYDKPAHAQSAAAAEFLRMEADWESGYLLTVRSAWQADNRIPNSKEASMGKAKAARVASDITLKAVEMAGTTGYSEQTLLEKWARDSKILDIFEGTQQIQQLVVARRLLGLSSAELK is encoded by the coding sequence ATGGCAATCAATCTGGAAATGCCCCGCAAGCTCCAGGCGGTCATCGACAAGGGCCACCAGGGCGCCGCCGAGATGCTTCGCCCGATCTCGCGCAAGTACGACCTCGCCGAGCACGCCTACCCCGTCGAGCTGGACACGCTGGCCACGCTCTTCGAAGGCATGTCGGCAGCCAAGACGATCTCGTTCGCGGGTGCCGATGCGTTCCGCGACGACGCCAACGCCAAGGGCGACAAGACCACCGTCAACGGTGCCAACATGTCCGCGCTGCTCAACGCACTGGAGGTCAGCTGGGGCGATGTCGCCCTGCTGCTGTCGGTGCCGCGCCAGGGCCTGGGCAACGCCGCCATCTCCTCGGTGGCCACCCCTGAACAACTCGACCGTCTGGGCAAGGACGTGTGGGCCGCAATGGCCATCACTGAGCCGTCATTCGGGTCCGATTCGGCGGCGGTGAGCACGACCGCGGTGCTCGACGGCGACGAGTATGTGATCAACGGTGAGAAGATCTTCGTCACCGCGGGTTCGCGGGCCACCCACATCGTGGTGTGGGCGACTCTGGACAAGTCGTTGGGCCGGGCGGCCATCAAGTCGTTCATCGTGCCGCGCGAGCATCCCGGGGTCACCGTCGAGCGTCTCGAACACAAGTTGGGTATCAAGGCATCCGACACCGCGGTGATCCGCTTCGAGAACGCCCGCATCCCCAAGGACAACCTCCTGGGCGACCCGGAGATCCACGTGGACAAGGGTTTTGCCGGGGTCATGGAGACCTTCGACAACACCCGGCCGATCGTGGCGGCCATGGCCGTCGGTATCGCCCGCGCCGCTCTGGAGGACCTGCGCGCGATCCTCACCGACGCCGGCATCGAGATCTCCTACGACAAGCCCGCCCACGCCCAGAGCGCCGCGGCCGCGGAGTTCCTGCGCATGGAGGCCGACTGGGAGTCCGGCTACCTGTTGACCGTCCGCTCGGCCTGGCAGGCCGACAACAGGATCCCCAACTCCAAGGAAGCCTCGATGGGTAAGGCCAAGGCCGCCCGGGTGGCCAGCGACATCACCCTCAAGGCCGTCGAAATGGCCGGCACCACCGGCTATTCCGAGCAGACCCTGCTGGAGAAGTGGGCCCGCGATTCAAAGATCCTCGACATCTTCGAAGGCACCCAGCAGATTCAGCAACTGGTGGTTGCCCGCCGCCTGCTGGGTCTGTCCTCGGCTGAATTGAAGTAG
- a CDS encoding esterase family protein, translated as MTFIDKIRGHWARRMTVAAVAALMLPGLIGVTGGSATAGAFSRPGLPVEYLMVPSPSMGRDIKIQFQSGGPGSHAVYLLDGLRAQDDFNGWDINTNAFEMFLNSGLSVVMPVGGQSSFYADWYNQACGKAGCTTYKWETFLTSELPQWLAANRDVAANGNAAIGLSMAGSAALILATYHPDRFIYAGSMSGFLNPSEGWWPFLINISMGDAGGYKANDMWGPTEDPNSGWKRNDPMVQIPTLVANNTRLWIYCGNGQPNELGGGDLPATFLEGLTIKTNRTFQDNYIAAGGTNGVFNFPASGTHNWAYWGAELQAMVPDLQRVLG; from the coding sequence ATGACCTTCATTGACAAGATTCGTGGCCATTGGGCCCGCCGCATGACGGTGGCGGCCGTGGCAGCGCTGATGCTGCCTGGCTTGATCGGCGTGACCGGCGGGTCGGCGACCGCGGGAGCATTCTCCCGTCCGGGTCTGCCGGTGGAATACCTGATGGTCCCGTCGCCGTCGATGGGCCGCGACATCAAGATTCAGTTCCAGAGTGGTGGGCCCGGTTCGCACGCGGTGTACCTGCTCGACGGCCTGCGCGCTCAGGACGACTTCAACGGTTGGGACATCAACACCAACGCGTTCGAGATGTTCCTCAACAGCGGCCTGTCGGTGGTCATGCCTGTCGGTGGCCAGTCCAGCTTCTACGCCGACTGGTACAACCAGGCCTGCGGTAAGGCCGGTTGCACCACGTACAAGTGGGAGACCTTCCTGACCAGCGAGCTGCCGCAGTGGCTGGCTGCCAACCGCGACGTCGCGGCGAACGGCAACGCAGCGATCGGCCTGTCGATGGCCGGCTCCGCAGCGCTCATCCTCGCGACCTACCACCCTGACCGGTTCATCTACGCCGGTTCGATGTCGGGCTTCCTGAACCCCTCCGAGGGCTGGTGGCCGTTCCTGATCAACATCTCCATGGGTGACGCCGGTGGCTACAAGGCCAACGACATGTGGGGCCCGACCGAGGACCCGAACAGCGGCTGGAAGCGCAACGACCCGATGGTGCAGATCCCCACGCTGGTTGCCAACAACACCCGGCTCTGGATCTACTGCGGTAACGGCCAGCCCAACGAGCTGGGCGGCGGCGACCTGCCTGCCACCTTCCTCGAAGGCCTGACCATCAAGACCAACCGCACCTTCCAGGACAACTACATCGCCGCGGGCGGCACCAACGGTGTGTTCAACTTCCCGGCATCCGGTACCCACAACTGGGCCTACTGGGGCGCGGAGTTGCAGGCCATGGTTCCGGACCTGCAGCGGGTGCTCGGCTGA
- a CDS encoding acyl-CoA dehydrogenase family protein → MTSPPTTDCVITAEFVARLAERAGEAEELRRLPDATVTDLVDSRFTELLVPARYGGQQADFPAILDPVRRMAHGCTSSAWTIGFLALHNWMLSLFGEQAQEEAFASRPFLAPAPLAPTGRGLPADGGVRLSGRWSWATGVMHGNWIIVAALCGPDDALYPALALLPISDVTVADVWHTDGMRATGSNDAIATDVFVPEHRLVKVLDIYSGTAPGAGLHDSSTYRWPMVPALALLAAMPALGSAERVTEIYAQRLGERVLPYEGVMQKDKPIAQAHLAGAQVRVRALRALLADTVGEIEAIVGSGDPVDKPVRAQARLAAAHIVAESKAVIADLMGAGGASIHFLSSPLQRFKRDVDVLSGHVVFDYDTSRELAGALTLGMKIPRTSMI, encoded by the coding sequence ATGACCTCGCCCCCCACCACGGACTGTGTCATCACCGCCGAATTCGTCGCCCGCCTGGCCGAGCGGGCCGGCGAAGCCGAGGAGCTACGACGGCTTCCCGACGCGACAGTGACCGACCTCGTCGACTCCCGCTTCACCGAACTGCTGGTTCCCGCCCGCTACGGCGGTCAGCAGGCCGATTTCCCGGCGATCCTGGATCCGGTACGCCGGATGGCCCACGGGTGCACGTCGAGCGCCTGGACCATCGGCTTCCTGGCCCTGCACAACTGGATGCTGTCGCTGTTCGGCGAGCAGGCCCAGGAGGAGGCATTCGCGAGCCGCCCGTTCCTGGCACCGGCCCCACTGGCACCGACCGGGCGCGGCCTGCCCGCCGATGGCGGTGTGCGCCTGAGCGGCAGGTGGTCGTGGGCCACCGGCGTCATGCACGGGAACTGGATCATCGTGGCCGCACTGTGCGGACCCGACGATGCGTTGTACCCGGCGCTGGCGCTGCTGCCCATCAGCGATGTGACCGTGGCCGACGTGTGGCACACCGACGGCATGCGAGCCACCGGTTCCAACGACGCCATCGCCACCGACGTCTTCGTCCCGGAGCACCGGCTGGTGAAAGTGCTCGACATCTATTCCGGTACCGCGCCGGGCGCCGGGTTGCACGACAGCAGCACCTACCGCTGGCCGATGGTGCCCGCGCTGGCCCTGCTGGCGGCGATGCCCGCCCTCGGCAGCGCCGAGCGGGTCACCGAGATCTACGCGCAGCGCCTCGGCGAGCGGGTGCTGCCCTACGAAGGCGTCATGCAGAAGGACAAGCCGATCGCTCAGGCGCATCTGGCCGGGGCCCAGGTACGGGTGCGCGCGTTGCGCGCCCTGCTCGCCGACACCGTCGGTGAGATCGAGGCCATCGTTGGGTCCGGTGACCCGGTGGACAAGCCGGTGCGCGCACAGGCCCGGCTGGCGGCGGCGCACATCGTCGCCGAATCCAAGGCGGTGATCGCCGATCTGATGGGCGCGGGCGGCGCGAGCATCCATTTTCTGTCCAGCCCGTTGCAGCGGTTCAAGCGCGATGTCGACGTGTTGTCCGGCCACGTGGTGTTCGACTACGACACCAGCCGCGAGTTGGCCGGTGCGCTGACGCTGGGGATGAAGATCCCCCGTACCTCCATGATCTGA
- a CDS encoding NAD(P)H-dependent oxidoreductase yields the protein MKTLWIEASPKGDDALSSQLAQAYLDAADTVGGVERLSVWDDDVLRFGRDAAIAKFAQLFGEPITEDQQAVWQQVLAEIERVRGFDRLVVSSPMWNWHVPHALKAWIDIIVQPVASFTLNERGEHVGTLGEGKPLQLILTRSSAYDGRHPELQDFQKPYLEYVFGMLGYRVDTLVVEPTTRWTPAERERMRTEAVARARAAAGASGA from the coding sequence ATGAAGACTCTGTGGATCGAGGCCAGCCCAAAGGGGGACGACGCGTTGTCCTCGCAACTGGCGCAGGCCTATCTGGATGCTGCCGACACGGTAGGCGGCGTGGAACGCCTGTCAGTGTGGGACGACGATGTACTACGGTTCGGCCGGGATGCGGCGATCGCGAAATTCGCGCAGCTGTTCGGCGAGCCGATCACCGAGGACCAGCAGGCGGTGTGGCAGCAGGTGCTCGCCGAGATCGAGCGGGTACGTGGCTTCGACCGGCTAGTGGTGTCCTCCCCCATGTGGAATTGGCACGTGCCACATGCCCTCAAGGCCTGGATCGACATCATCGTGCAGCCGGTGGCCAGCTTCACCCTCAACGAACGTGGTGAACACGTGGGCACTCTCGGTGAGGGAAAACCGTTGCAGCTCATCCTGACCCGCAGCAGCGCGTACGACGGCCGCCACCCTGAACTGCAGGATTTCCAGAAGCCGTATCTGGAGTACGTGTTCGGGATGCTCGGGTACCGCGTCGACACCCTGGTGGTGGAACCCACCACACGATGGACACCGGCCGAGCGGGAACGGATGCGCACAGAGGCAGTCGCCCGGGCACGCGCGGCAGCGGGCGCCTCCGGAGCTTGA
- a CDS encoding homogentisate 1,2-dioxygenase — translation MESFVHLRKGKTPKRVHADLDGLKDDELGRGGFVGRTANMYRRNDPTAYRTVGPLRPTDVLSSELKPSDATDAHGGPLLMFSNADCQVLLSRRTEEMPFFVRYVDGDLLLFVHKGSGLLETEFGPLRYREGDWVYIPKACTFRQVPDSQSTWLMIQATDDFRVPPAGTLGRHFPFDPAQVTIPEPAPIDDDGREEYEVRLIHDGGPTSLFYQHNPLDVEGWRGDNFPFTFNIEDYTVITSESVHLPPTVHLFMQATGVYVMNFLPKPAESVPGTERTPWYHRNVDYDEIAFFHGGTLYGIPMPPGLVSHAPQGVHHGAPEKARERARRKFDDYDRVDWSVIAIDTRRRLIPSAEILANDLGQH, via the coding sequence ATGGAATCCTTCGTCCATCTGCGTAAAGGCAAGACCCCCAAACGGGTGCATGCCGATCTCGACGGCCTCAAGGACGACGAACTCGGTCGCGGCGGGTTCGTCGGCCGCACCGCCAACATGTACCGGCGCAATGACCCCACCGCCTACCGCACCGTCGGCCCGCTGCGCCCCACCGACGTGTTGTCCAGCGAGCTCAAGCCCAGCGACGCCACCGATGCGCACGGCGGGCCGCTGCTGATGTTCTCCAACGCCGACTGCCAGGTGCTGCTGAGCCGGCGTACCGAGGAGATGCCGTTCTTCGTCCGCTACGTCGACGGCGACCTGCTGCTGTTCGTGCACAAGGGATCGGGCCTGCTCGAAACCGAGTTCGGCCCGCTGCGCTACCGCGAGGGCGACTGGGTCTACATCCCGAAGGCCTGCACGTTCCGCCAGGTGCCCGACAGTCAGAGCACGTGGCTGATGATCCAGGCCACCGACGATTTCCGGGTCCCGCCGGCCGGCACCCTGGGCCGGCACTTCCCGTTCGACCCGGCGCAGGTCACCATCCCCGAGCCCGCGCCGATCGACGACGATGGGCGGGAAGAGTACGAGGTGCGCCTGATACACGATGGTGGCCCGACATCTCTTTTCTACCAACACAATCCCCTCGACGTGGAAGGCTGGCGGGGCGACAACTTCCCGTTCACCTTCAACATCGAGGACTACACCGTCATCACCTCCGAGAGCGTGCACCTGCCACCGACCGTGCACCTCTTCATGCAGGCCACCGGCGTGTACGTGATGAACTTCCTGCCCAAGCCCGCCGAGAGTGTGCCCGGCACCGAGCGCACTCCCTGGTACCACCGCAATGTCGACTACGACGAGATCGCGTTCTTCCACGGCGGAACCCTCTACGGCATCCCGATGCCGCCCGGCCTGGTTTCCCATGCACCGCAGGGCGTTCACCACGGGGCGCCCGAGAAGGCGCGGGAACGCGCGCGCCGCAAATTCGACGATTACGACCGGGTCGACTGGTCGGTGATCGCCATCGACACCCGTCGTCGTCTCATCCCGTCCGCCGAAATCCTCGCCAACGATCTGGGGCAGCACTAA
- a CDS encoding alpha/beta hydrolase family protein, translating into MTTAEAPVKHEYDRVPYLVAYQNNSSVRDVYGGVAELVVLESYLLRPKKPSDTVLVFMHPIGGGAYLPMINALARAGHHVIYCNSRFRGTDSALLMEKVVEDLGECIKDAKNRLGYDKVVLAGWSGGGSLSVFYQQQAQHPTVTASPSGDGPDLTKLGLTPADGIMLLAAHISRHGTMTEWMDASILDENDPSKRDPELDLYNPDNPNQPPYTAEFLERYHAAQIARNRRITKWVKEKLAELKAAGRPDDEFAFVVHGTMADPRWLDPTVDPNDRKPGTCYLGDPQVVNMSPVGLARFCTLRSWLSQWSYDDANGDAVKAGPDIAVPALVIGNLADDACTPSHTRRLYEAIGHSDKEMHEIPGANHYYSGPDQRGTLRQAVAVCTDWLHRHGFSA; encoded by the coding sequence ATGACAACAGCCGAAGCACCCGTGAAGCACGAGTATGACCGCGTCCCGTATCTGGTTGCCTACCAGAACAACTCGTCGGTGCGCGACGTGTACGGCGGCGTCGCCGAGCTCGTGGTACTCGAGAGCTACCTGCTACGCCCAAAGAAGCCGTCCGACACCGTATTGGTGTTCATGCACCCGATCGGCGGCGGCGCGTACCTACCGATGATCAATGCGCTGGCCCGCGCCGGACACCATGTCATCTACTGCAACAGTCGGTTTCGCGGCACCGACTCGGCCCTGCTGATGGAGAAGGTGGTCGAGGATCTCGGCGAGTGCATCAAGGACGCCAAGAACCGGCTGGGCTACGACAAGGTGGTGCTGGCCGGGTGGAGCGGCGGCGGCTCGCTGTCGGTGTTCTACCAGCAGCAGGCACAGCACCCGACGGTGACGGCGAGCCCGTCCGGCGACGGGCCGGACCTGACCAAGCTGGGCCTGACCCCGGCCGACGGAATCATGCTGCTGGCCGCGCACATCAGCCGGCACGGCACCATGACCGAATGGATGGACGCGTCGATCCTCGACGAGAACGATCCGTCAAAGCGGGATCCCGAACTCGACCTCTACAACCCGGACAACCCCAACCAGCCGCCGTACACGGCGGAATTCCTGGAGCGCTACCACGCGGCCCAGATCGCCCGGAACCGGCGGATCACCAAGTGGGTCAAAGAAAAGCTGGCCGAGCTCAAGGCCGCCGGGCGGCCGGATGACGAGTTCGCGTTCGTCGTGCACGGCACCATGGCTGACCCGCGATGGCTGGACCCCACCGTCGATCCCAACGATCGCAAACCCGGTACCTGTTATCTGGGTGATCCCCAGGTGGTCAACATGAGCCCGGTCGGCCTCGCGCGATTCTGCACGCTGCGCAGCTGGCTGTCGCAGTGGAGCTATGACGATGCCAACGGTGACGCCGTCAAGGCCGGGCCGGATATCGCGGTCCCCGCCCTGGTGATCGGGAACCTGGCAGACGACGCCTGCACGCCCAGCCACACCCGCCGGCTCTATGAAGCGATCGGCCATTCCGACAAGGAGATGCACGAGATCCCCGGCGCCAACCATTACTACTCGGGCCCAGATCAGCGCGGCACCCTGCGCCAGGCCGTCGCAGTCTGCACGGATTGGCTGCACCGGCACGGATTTTCAGCATGA